In the Drosophila gunungcola strain Sukarami unplaced genomic scaffold, Dgunungcola_SK_2 000001F, whole genome shotgun sequence genome, one interval contains:
- the LOC128262155 gene encoding uncharacterized protein LOC128262155, with amino-acid sequence MRTSCVIFVVLLCFSLGSAKLFDDELRELTEFLRLQLRCGYPARGVPILAPAQISYKDINIRTENFGCNGNFTELIIEGLDGYEFSKLVWSNIFHTIKFDINFPKISLKSSNYKLNILARLFGGDFSLWGDGVFNLELVNFRANGSFILRPKSATSGVHVKSWKVDWELEEAKSQITGVMNSRLYSKFINDLVKEYLEVMINGSPTEVSQFMEELIVPPMNLVLDNIAWYEITAIIMGLANGILPVEPIC; translated from the exons ATGAGAACTTCTTGTGTTATTTTTGTGGTCCTTCTTTGCTTCTCCTTGGGCTCCGCCAAGCTCTTCGATGATGAGCTGCGCGAATTGACGGAGTTTCTGCGATTGCAGTTGCGATGTGGATATCCGGCTAGAGGGGTTCCCATTTTGGCCCCAGCTCAGATTTCCTACAAGGATATTAACATCCGAACTGAGAACTTTGG TTGCAATGGAAACTTCACTGAACTGATCATCGAAGGTCTGGATGGTTACGAGTTTTCCAAGCTTGTATGGAGTAACATTTTTCACACCATCAAGTTTGATATAAACTTCCCCAAGATATCGCTGAAGAGCTCAAACTATAAGCTCAATATCTTGGCTCGTCTTTTTGGTGGCGACTTCTCCCTTTGGGGTGATGGTGTGTTTAATCTGGAGCTGGTCAACTTCCGAGCTAATGGCAGCTTCATTCTTCGCCCAAAGTCGGCCACCAGTGGGGTGCACGTTAAAAGCTGGAAGGTCGATTGGGAGCTGGAGGAGGCCAAATCCCAGATCACGGGCGTTATGAACAGTCGTCTCTACTCGAAATTCATCAACGATTTGGTTAAGGAGTATCTGGAAGTCATGATCAACGGTAGCCCCACAGAAGTTTCCCAGTTCATGGAGGAACTTATTGTGCCGCCCATGAACTTGGTGCTGGATAACATTGCCTGGTACGAGATTACCGCTATCATTATGGGTTTGGCCAACGGAATTCTACCAGTGGAGCCGATTTGTTGA
- the LOC128262147 gene encoding uncharacterized protein LOC128262147: MRFLVVLACLVAVCAAGTLPNQVEQRLRELADQNGDINLFEEPQEGVEVAPQFILSWQARRFIRKFQKQMECGWPQYGIPVLAPLRVNEFNLDFKKGIFETLNHVFRLKVAGLDDFKIKKFKLNVITSKVTFDFLFKNIDTTAQKYSTDTMIDALRQLGLSVEYEGNGELLFDLVNLRIAGTLKYKLPMLWGSAKITSLKTTISLESVESDITGFMGNGKINRAINRQLENIVVKAINNNQNAISDTIENSIVPPVNKILKGKDFWTLVDLILSSSEGESEDDPIVVDCDPAADPWA, from the exons ATGCGTTTCCTGGTAGTCTTGGCCTGCCTGGTGGCCGTTTGCGCCGCCGGCACTCTGCCCAACCAAGTGGAGCAGCGTCTGAGGGAGCTGGCCGATCAGAATGGCGACATCAATCTGTTCGAGGAGCCCCAAGAGGGAGTTGAAG TTGCCCCGCAGTTCATATTGTCGTGGCAGGCGCGTCGCTTCATCCGCAAGTTCCAGAAGCAGATGGAGTGCGGATGGCCCCAGTATGGCATCCCAGTGCTGGCTCCACTGCGCGTCAACGAATTCAACCTGGACTTTAAGAAGGGCATCTTCGAGACCCTGAACCATGTGTTCCGCCTCAAGGTCGCTGGATTGGACGACTTTAAGATCAAGAAGTTTAAGCTGAACGTGATCACCAGCAAGGTGACCTTCGACTTCCTCTTCAAGAACATCGACACCACCGCCCAGAAGTACAGCACCGACACGATGATCGATGCCCTGCGCCAGCTGGGTCTGTCCGTGGAGTACGAGGGCAATGGAGAGCTGCTGTTCGACCTGGTCAACCTGCGCATCGCCGGCACATTGAAGTACAAGCTGCCCATGCTGTGGGGCTCCGCCAAGATCACCTCGCTAAAGACCACCATCTCGCTGGAGTCCGTGGAGTCGGACATCACCGGATTCATGGGCAACGGCAAGATCAACCGTGCCATCAACCGTCAGCTGGAGAACATTGTGGTCAAGGCCATCAACAACAATCAGAATGCCATTTCGGATACCATTGAGAACAGCATTGTGCCGCCAGTGAACAAGATCCTCAAGGGCAAGGACTTCTGGACTCTCGTGGACCTGATCCTGTCCAGCAGCGAAGGCGAGAGCGAGGACGATCCGATTGTCGTCGACTGCGATCCTGCCGCCGATCCCTGGGCTTAA
- the LOC128262149 gene encoding uncharacterized protein LOC128262149: protein MKAIVCVFLALLACVAAYDVELLSEEQWNQLVERNPAKPDTQGLILNGSAKKAIRGLINQMPCGWPEYGIPPMAPYTNADLRIHLAESVVDMLLQFLRFRFDGLENMEIKKLKISYTFSKKVKFHFNFKELKASAHFLDTNTFMDMLKQLGLSVRYESSGPLSFSLENLSIQGEFKYKMPFIFGSIKIYKFSCIVGLGGVTSNIGGIMGNGRINEFINDMVDKEVPAFINGYQKQISAKIEEIFVPLVNSHLTGHKIWYLFSMLSAVTGTCNPTPAPWLAMESRKIE from the exons ATGAAAGCTAtcgtttgtgtttttttggccCTTTTGGCCTGCGTAGCAGCCTACGATGTGGAGCTTCTCAGCGAGGAGCAGTGGAACCAGCTGGTCGAACGTAATC CTGCCAAGCCCGATACGCAGGGCCTGATCCTGAATGGATCGGCCAAGAAGGCCATCAGGGGTTTGATTAACCAAATGCCCTGCGGCTGGCCCGAGTATGGAATCCCCCCAATGGCCCCCTACACCAACGCTGATCTGCGCATCCACTTGGCCGAGTCGGTCGTGGA TATGCTGCTTCAGTTCCTGCGCTTCCGTTTCGATGGCCTGGAGAACATGGAGATCAAGAAGCTGAAGATCAGCTATACCTTCAGCAAGAAGGTCAAGTTCCATTTCAACTTCAAGGAGCTGAAGGCCAGCGCCCACTTCCTGGACACCAACACTTTTATGGACATGCTGAAGCAACTGGGATTGTCTGTGCGGTATGAGAGCTCTGGTCCATTGTCCTTCAGCCTGGAGAATCTGTCGATTCAGGGCGAGTTCAAGTACAAGATGCCCTTCATCTTCGGCTCCATCAAGATCTACAAGTTCAGCTGTATCGTCGGACTGGGTGGCGTGACCTCCAACATTGGCGGCATAATGGGCAACGGCAGGATCAACGAGTTCATCAACGACATGGTGGACAAGGAGGTGCCGGCCTTCATCAATGGCTACCAGAAGCAGATTAGCGCCAAGATCGAGGAGATCTTTGTGCCGCTGGTCAATTCGCATCTCACGGGTCACAAGATCTGGTATCTGTTCAGCATGCTCTCCGCCGTCACCGGCACCTGCAACCCCACTCCCGCCCCCTGGTTGGCCATGGAGTCCAGGAAGATAGAGTAG